In the Drosophila virilis strain 15010-1051.87 chromosome 4, Dvir_AGI_RSII-ME, whole genome shotgun sequence genome, CCTAGGGCAGTGTGAACAGTGCAAAGCATCAAACCggtcgtttgtttgtttgtggttgtgtgtgtgtatatgttaaATTATCGGAGTTTTTGCTTGATGTTGGGCATCAAAACAAATCGCGACTGCAGCAATATGAAATTAGACGTCGCGTCGGGCAGAACACGACACGGCAGGTCGTAACGTTGTCATGACAACGGCCAAAACCCAAACAATGCCCAAGCTGAGGTCCAGCTGGCCGGGCGGCCAATTGCGCGCTCAGCTCCACCTGTTGACCGGCTTCATAGCGGGATTCGTGTGCGCCTTCATGCTGCTCCTCTATATCTACGATGTCCACAACGGCATCAACTGCTGgccaaccagcagcagcagtagcagccgCAGCTACGCCTTCGCATCCACGCTGAGAATTGCGCAGCAAACCTCGCGGGATTCGGCACCATCAGCTCGTGTGCTCTGCATGGTGTTGACCTGTCCGGACTATGTGGAGCGCTATGCGCAGCATGTGCACGCCACCTGGGGTCAGCGCTGCAGCAAACTGGTGTTTGTCAGCAGCCAGCACTATGAGCCGCTGGGCGTGGTCCAGGTGGTCGAATCTAATGGGGGTGGCTATGAAGATTTGTGGAATAAGACGCGTGAGGGTTTCCGTCACGTGTGGCTGGAGTATGGCGAGCAGTACGATTGGTTTCTCAAGGCCGACGACGATACGTGAGTACAGCTAGATGCCATTCAAGACGCGTCCCAATAATGGGAACTTCTTTATATCCGCCAGATAGACTCATGAATCCACGACCTTTCATCTTgcacagttttaaagctatagAGCATAAATCTGAAGCTTAAACTAACTTTGACTTCATTTATAGATAGAGTCCCCATGCGCCCACATATTGCAAAAAATTGCATATCTTCAAATTACAGTTTGGAAGTCACTGCGTGCGCTAACAGTTTTAGCTTCACCAGCTCAATTATCAAGAAAACATTGTTCGACTAATTCACTGTGAATCGTGTATTGAGCAGTCGGTTATACCCGATTGCAATGTTctaacttgtttttgtttgtacaCGTTATGTCATTGTTTCATGTTTTTACttagaaaaaataacaagacACTTTGTTTTGTCTTATTCAACGTTAGtccaaaagcaaataaattgttttttgttttcttttcgaaTCAATTATTATTTCGTAATTCGTGTTGACGTGTTCAGTCCTACCTCTGCCCTCTACTTTTGATCTTATCCGATTACTATATATTTTACAGCTATGTCATC is a window encoding:
- the LOC6628733 gene encoding glycoprotein-N-acetylgalactosamine 3-beta-galactosyltransferase 1 isoform X2, whose amino-acid sequence is MTTAKTQTMPKLRSSWPGGQLRAQLHLLTGFIAGFVCAFMLLLYIYDVHNGINCWPTSSSSSSRSYAFASTLRIAQQTSRDSAPSARVLCMVLTCPDYVERYAQHVHATWGQRCSKLVFVSSQHYEPLGVVQVVESNGGGYEDLWNKTREGFRHVWLEYGEQYDWFLKADDDTYVIMENLRHMLSAYDPNMPVYFGYQMRRYNVGNDCCSNYSIAFHYTKPERMYLYEFMLYHLRVFSRKYEERLPARILFAEILEMFPIENNAEIRDLTQMPEKPDYF
- the LOC6628733 gene encoding glycoprotein-N-acetylgalactosamine 3-beta-galactosyltransferase 1 isoform X3, translating into MTTAKTQTMPKLRSSWPGGQLRAQLHLLTGFIAGFVCAFMLLLYIYDVHNGINCWPTSSSSSSRSYAFASTLRIAQQTSRDSAPSARVLCMVLTCPDYVERYAQHVHATWGQRCSKLVFVSSQHYEPLGVVQVVESNGGGYEDLWNKTREGFRHVWLEYGEQYDWFLKADDDTYVIMENLRHMLSAYDPNMPVYFGYQMRRYNVLFSFMWYIGFLVEDIFIA
- the LOC6628733 gene encoding glycoprotein-N-acetylgalactosamine 3-beta-galactosyltransferase 1 isoform X4, with the translated sequence MTTAKTQTMPKLRSSWPGGQLRAQLHLLTGFIAGFVCAFMLLLYIYDVHNGINCWPTSSSSSSRSYAFASTLRIAQQTSRDSAPSARVLCMVLTCPDYVERYAQHVHATWGQRCSKLVFVSSQHYEPLGVVQVVESNGGGYEDLWNKTREGFRHVWLEYGEQYDWFLKADDDTYVIMENLRHMLSAYDPNMPVYFGYQMRRYNVCYVITGQKR